DNA from Arthrobacter sp. StoSoilB19:
AACGTTGACCTCGTTGAAGCTCCCCAGATAGGGAATGCCCGGCCCGCGTCCAAGTCCCGCCTGTTCCATGCGGAAACCGATCAGGCCCACCCACGAACTGCCGTCGAACACGTCCGGCCGGACGCCATCGGGCATGAAAGTTGCTGCCTCTTCCTCCGTGATGCGCCAGTGGAGGAAGACTGCGTCGAGCCACCGCTGGTCGGAGAATACCGGCGCAGGAAGTTCCGGTGGCCGCGGCCACACTGCCGGGGCACCCAAGTTTCCGGTCAAGGCCCATGTGCTCCTTCGATTGGCCCGGCTGAATAGGCTCGCTGGACTGATCTAGGCAGAGAAATTCAGCAACGTTCGCACTGATGTGCCCGTCATGCTTGAAGCCTAACTGAGGCTGCCGGTCCCCGGGTGGTGTTGTCGAAGGAAGGGCCGGGCCGGGCCGGAAGAGCCTGATGGCAAGGGGGGGTCCCGGCCGGGACTTCTGGGCAACCGTAGTGGCAAGGCCGTCTGGTTCATTCGTATTGGTGGGGTGGTGGTGGGGGTTTGAAGTAGTGGTTTTGTTGGGGTTTTTGGGTGGGGTCGAGGTGGGGTGGGGGGATGAAGGTTGGGGTGTGGTTGGTGGTGGTGATGGTCCATTGTTCTTTGTGGATGAGGTGGTGGTGGTGACTGCAGAGCAGGACGCCGTTGTTGGTGGTGGTGGGTCCGCCGTGTGACCAGTAGGTGATGTGGTGGGCTTCGCACCAGGGTGCGGGGATGGTGCAGTTGGGGAAGGCGCAGCCTTGGTCTCGGGTGGTGAGGGCGGTGCGTTGGGCTGGGGTGAAGAGGCGGGTTTTGCGGCCGAGGTCGAGGATTTCGCCGTTGGTGCCCAGGAGCGCGGGGATGATGTCGGCGTCGCAGGCGATTTTGCGCAGGGTGGTGGCGGCGACGGGGCCGGTGAACGCGAAAGCCCCTTTCCCTGTCCCTGTGCCTGTCTGTGTCCCTGGTGGTGCGGGTATTCCAGGCCGTTCTCCTGTCGCTGTTGCTGTGGTGTGGGTGGGGAAGAGGTCCCGGTAGTGGATGGTGGCGATGATTTGGGGTTTGTTGCCGCCGGTGGTGGGCAGGGTGTTGGTGGCGAGTGCGGTTTTGGTGGCGGTGATGATGCCGTCGAGTTGTTTTTGGGCGCGGGTGCGCCGGTCCAGGTCCGGCAGGTCGGGCGGGGCCGGCTGGGCAGGCAGGTCGGGCACGGCTGCTGTTTCGGCTGTTCGTCCGTGGTGTTCGGTGCCGGTGCCGGTGCTGGTGTTTGGGGTGGTGGTGCGGGGGTTGGTGGCGGTGTTCATGACGGTGAGGAGGTGTTCGTATTGGTCGGTGGTGGCGAAGATTTCGAGGTGGTGCAGGCCGTGGCGTGGTTTGCGGATGAAGGCGCCTTGGGTGTGGCGGAGGGCTTCTTCGGTGGGTTCGGTGCCGTCGGCGTCGATGGTGTCGGTCCAGCGTTGGGCCAGGCGGGTGAGGAAGTCGGGGTCGGTGGTGGTGGCTGCGGTGGTGAGGTGCTTTTCGATCCGGTACAGGGTGTGGGGGGTGGTGTGGTGTTGGAGCCGGTCCAGGGTGGAGTTGATGAGGGTCGCGGCGTGGGAGGACACGGCCGGTGCCTGGAGGCTCCCGGTGGGCGGTTGCGTGGTGGTCCCGTCAGTGGCGGGGTGGGGGGTTAGGGCGGTGGCGAGGTGGGGCCGGGTTGGTGGGAGTGGTTGGCCGGTGAGGCTGGTGCGGGGCAGGGTGTGCTGGGCGAGGGTGAGGCGGCGGCGTGCTTCGCGGATGGGGATGCGGAGCCTGAGGCGGAGGAACTCTGCGGTGTTGCGGCAGCCGTCATCGGCAGGGGAGGGCGGGGCCAGGGGTCTGCGGGCTGCTGTGGTCCTGGCCGCGGCCTGGGTGATGGCTTGGGTGCGGGTCCGGTCCACAGTCAGGGCTGAGATGAGTTGCAGATACTCCACGGTGCGGGCAAGGTTCTCGACCCGGGCGGCGTAATCGGCGGCCTCGATGTAGGTGGCG
Protein-coding regions in this window:
- a CDS encoding HNH endonuclease signature motif containing protein, translating into MEAIGEQLDESFGGLFGGNADDAGSRRTSPARLRAVPGGEGSGPDILGALAEELATAALAAPGVLATATYIEAADYAARVENLARTVEYLQLISALTVDRTRTQAITQAAARTTAARRPLAPPSPADDGCRNTAEFLRLRLRIPIREARRRLTLAQHTLPRTSLTGQPLPPTRPHLATALTPHPATDGTTTQPPTGSLQAPAVSSHAATLINSTLDRLQHHTTPHTLYRIEKHLTTAATTTDPDFLTRLAQRWTDTIDADGTEPTEEALRHTQGAFIRKPRHGLHHLEIFATTDQYEHLLTVMNTATNPRTTTPNTSTGTGTEHHGRTAETAAVPDLPAQPAPPDLPDLDRRTRAQKQLDGIITATKTALATNTLPTTGGNKPQIIATIHYRDLFPTHTTATATGERPGIPAPPGTQTGTGTGKGAFAFTGPVAATTLRKIACDADIIPALLGTNGEILDLGRKTRLFTPAQRTALTTRDQGCAFPNCTIPAPWCEAHHITYWSHGGPTTTNNGVLLCSHHHHLIHKEQWTITTTNHTPTFIPPPHLDPTQKPQQNHYFKPPPPPHQYE